CGCTGTAATAGTTCAGCCACTCCAGATACTGTCTATAGTCATCGTCAGTTTCAAAGACGATCTGACGATAGTTGCCACGCTGAGTTATATGATGCGGTATCCCAACCGCCACCGCTCTCGCGATCCTCGGCATCCTCCCCCCTCCGACTTGCTCTCTCTAATGCTTACCTTCCATCTTTAAATGGTCGCTGTCCCTTTTTAGTGTCTTATCTGCTAATCCTCTATCTACCCTCGGCATGGTTATTCACCCCCGGAAAAGCAGCCTGTCCCCTTTTCCTGAGTCCTGTCCCCTTTTCCTGAGTCCCCTTTTCCTGATAT
The genomic region above belongs to Nitrospirota bacterium and contains:
- a CDS encoding transposase, with the protein product MPRIARAVAVGIPHHITQRGNYRQIVFETDDDYRQYLEWLNYYS